A window from Branchiostoma floridae strain S238N-H82 chromosome 16, Bfl_VNyyK, whole genome shotgun sequence encodes these proteins:
- the LOC118403968 gene encoding uncharacterized protein LOC118403968, with product MSSDEEYESESVREDVDSERGTSSESPDEEKRQRRRKRTKEQKRSEKEKSEVDVEAIQEFCRAVSAGDVEMIGNCLDKNDIDINGFYFSEGKFTSLHLATDQGMTDVIQFLIDKKAGVNIASRNPVPEKATYPLNLVTSEGPCGATPLHIAVTYGDEAHLEAADILIDNGANVNARDKNWDTPLHQATYHGNNKAARLLVQAGAGLDNQNKKGKLPEDLAFEESTPVGCKSPKSRNSLLKGRQRILHIIKRIKENAESASFARSSHRMSRPARRPIRFSDFPQKSPEELRVLERRFVLDCVAVANISQDYGKANPKMGTAIPPYNAQKDKHVEPYFNFYGVKDVLKTTGQYGSKSSSIDGPVIDRFVGLGKGYQYLSKRNKFGAGHSREATDGHGQFMTGVQPMFGYRGLYGYRRNTPWLRNIPSPFGVDPRSPLHARERLPPIYYRRQLGWAASM from the exons ATGTCATCCGATGAAGAGTACGAGTCTGAATCCGTCCGAGAGGACGTTGACTCCGAGAGAGGCACTAGTAGCGAGTCTCCTGACGAAGAGAAGAGACAGCGAAGGAGAAAAAGAACGAAAGAACAGAAAAGGAGTGAGAAGGAGAAGTCCGAGGTTGATGTTGAGGCTATACAGGAGTTTTGTCGGGCGGTGTCGGCAGGAGATGTGGAGATGATCGGGAACTGTCTGGATAAGAACGACATCGACATCAACGGGTTTTACTTCAG TGAAGGGAAGTTTACATCACTTCACCTAGCGACAGACCAAGGTATGACAGACGTGATACAGTTCCTGATCGACAAGAAGGCGGGTGTAAACATCGCGTCCAGG AATCCAGTCCCGGAAAAAGCGACGTATCCGCTAAACCTGGTGACGTCAGAGGGTCCGTGCGGAGCCACGCCCCTTCACATCGCCGTGACGTACGGAGACGAGGCGCACCTGGAGGCGGCGGACATTCTCATAGACAACGGCGCGAACGTGAACGCACGGGACAAG AACTGGGACACGCCCCTGCACCAGGCTACCTACCACGGGAACAACAAAGCCGCACGGCTACTGGTGCAGGCAGGGGCAGGGTTGGATAACCAGAACAAG AAGGGAAAGCTCCCTGAGGATCTTGCCTTTGAAGAGAGTACACCTGTGGGGTGTAAGAGTCCGAAATCACGGAACAGCCTGCTGAAGGGAAGACAGAGAATTCTTCATATCATCAAGAGAATCAAG GAAAACGCGGAGAGTGCCAGTTTCGCTCGCTCGTCTCACAGGATGAGTCGTCCTGCCAGGAGACCAATCAGGTTCAGCGATTTCCCTCAGAAATCGCCCGAAGAACTGCGTGTGTTGGAGAGACGTTTTGTTCTGGACTGTGTGGCTGTGGCCAACATCTCACAGGACTATGGGAAG GCCAATCCGAAGATGGGTACGGCCATCCCTCCCTACAATGCACAGAAGGACAAACATGTGGAGCCTTACTTCAACTTTTATGGAGTCAAAGATGTACTGAAGACTACAGGACAA tATGGAAGTAAGAGTTCCTCAATCGACGGTCCCGTCATCGACCGGTTTGTCGGTCTGGGTAAAGGATATCAGTATCTGTCCAAGCGGAACAAGTTTGGAGCTG GACACTCCAGGGAAGCGACAGACGGTCACGGACAGTTCATGACAGGCGTACAGCCCATGTTTGGGTACCGCGGCTTGTACGGATACCGAAGGAACACGCCCTGGCTGCGAAATATCCCCTCCCCCTTTGGTGTGGATCCTCGGTCACCCCTGCACGCCAGGGAGCGACTTCCACCGATTTATTACCGTCGCCAGTTAGGCTGGGCGGCTAGCATGTGA